A region from the Brassica napus cultivar Da-Ae chromosome C8, Da-Ae, whole genome shotgun sequence genome encodes:
- the LOC106401836 gene encoding embryogenesis-associated protein EMB8 isoform X2: protein MARLAFASSPPLASARTLRRHFSILAAADPKTSKMPRLHHASLEVIGGGTDRFLPPLKDSLSKPYAAFPLIGFNRHAETIYAAFYRSVPFVRLRRECLRTKDNGSVALDWVAGDDSCLPPESPILILLPGLTGGSQDSYVRHMLLQARSKKWRCVVFNSRGCGDSPVTTPQFYSASFLGDISEVIAHVGDRFPRANLYAAGWSLGGNILVNYLAQESHNCTLSAAVSLCNPFDLVIADEDFHKGFNNVYDKALSRSLRRIFSKHSLLFEDIGGGFNIPMAANADTVRDFDEGLTRVSFGFKTVDEYYSKSSSSKAIKHVRIPLLCIQAANDPIAPDRGIPREDIKANPNCMLIVTPRGGHLGWVAGERAPNGAPWTDPVVMEFLQHVESCETINGDRLLEDVHQIQV from the exons ATGGCGAGACTCGCCTTCGCCTCATCTCCGCCACTAGCCTCAGCCCGCACTCTCCGCCGCCATTTCTCCATTTTAGCCGCCGCCGATCCTAAAACTTCCAAAATGCCCCGCCTTCACCACGCCTCTCTGGAAGTCATCGGCGGAGGAACCGACCGTTTCCTACCGCCTCTAAAAGACTCACTCTCCAAACCTTACGCCGCGTTTCCTCTTATCGGGTTTAACCGCCACGCGGAGACCATATACGCCGCTTTCTACCGCTCCGTTCCCTTTGTCAGACTCCGCCGCGAGTGCCTACGCACGAAAGACAACGGCTCCGTGGCTCTTGATTGGGTCGCCGGAGACGACAGTTGCCTCCCTCCCGAGTCTCCGATCCTTATCTTATTG CCAGGTTTGACCGGAGGAAGCCAAGACTCGTATGTGAGACACATGTTGTTACAAGCTCGAAGTAAGAAATGGCGTTGTGTTGTGTTCAATAGCAGAGGATGTGGAGACAGTCCTGTAACCACTCCTCAG TTCTACTCGGCTTCGTTTTTAGGAGACATAAGTGAAGTGATTGCTCATGTTGGTGATAGATTCCCTAGAGCTAACTTGTATGCAGCAGGATGGTCTCTTGGTGGCAACATTCTTGTTAACTATCTCGCTCAG GAGTCTCATAACTGCACTCTCTCTGCTGCTGTTTCCTTGTGCAACCCTTTTGATTTGGTTATAGCGGATGAAGATTTCCACAAGGGTTTTAACAATGTTTATGACAAGGCATTGTCGAGATCTCTTCGTAGGATCTTTAGCAA ACATTCTCTTCTTTTTGAAGATATAGGAGGTGGGTTCAACATTCCCATGGCTGCAAATGCTGACACGGTTAGGGATTTCGATGAAGGCTTAACTCGAG TGTCATTTGGTTTCAAGACAgtagatgagtactattccaagtCTAGCAGCTCCAAAGCGATCAAACATGTCCGTATTCCCTTGCTTTGCATTCAG GCAGCAAATGATCCGATTGCTCCTGATAGAGGGATCCCTCGAGAAGACATCAAG GCAAACCCTAACTGCATGCTGATAGTAACACCAAGAGGAGGGCATTTGGGGTGGGTGGCAGGTGAAAGAGCTCCAAACGGAGCTCCTTGGACCGACCCGGTGGTAATGGAGTTTCTGCAACATGTAGAGAGTTGTGAAACCATTAATGGGGATAGATTGTTGGAGGATGTTCACCAAATTCAAGTCTAG
- the LOC106401836 gene encoding embryogenesis-associated protein EMB8 isoform X1 encodes MARLAFASSPPLASARTLRRHFSILAAADPKTSKMPRLHHASLEVIGGGTDRFLPPLKDSLSKPYAAFPLIGFNRHAETIYAAFYRSVPFVRLRRECLRTKDNGSVALDWVAGDDSCLPPESPILILLPGLTGGSQDSYVRHMLLQARSKKWRCVVFNSRGCGDSPVTTPQFYSASFLGDISEVIAHVGDRFPRANLYAAGWSLGGNILVNYLAQESHNCTLSAAVSLCNPFDLVIADEDFHKGFNNVYDKALSRSLRRIFSKHSLLFEDIGGGFNIPMAANADTVRDFDEGLTRVSFGFKTVDEYYSKSSSSKAIKHVRIPLLCIQAANDPIAPDRGIPREDIKCKANPNCMLIVTPRGGHLGWVAGERAPNGAPWTDPVVMEFLQHVESCETINGDRLLEDVHQIQV; translated from the exons ATGGCGAGACTCGCCTTCGCCTCATCTCCGCCACTAGCCTCAGCCCGCACTCTCCGCCGCCATTTCTCCATTTTAGCCGCCGCCGATCCTAAAACTTCCAAAATGCCCCGCCTTCACCACGCCTCTCTGGAAGTCATCGGCGGAGGAACCGACCGTTTCCTACCGCCTCTAAAAGACTCACTCTCCAAACCTTACGCCGCGTTTCCTCTTATCGGGTTTAACCGCCACGCGGAGACCATATACGCCGCTTTCTACCGCTCCGTTCCCTTTGTCAGACTCCGCCGCGAGTGCCTACGCACGAAAGACAACGGCTCCGTGGCTCTTGATTGGGTCGCCGGAGACGACAGTTGCCTCCCTCCCGAGTCTCCGATCCTTATCTTATTG CCAGGTTTGACCGGAGGAAGCCAAGACTCGTATGTGAGACACATGTTGTTACAAGCTCGAAGTAAGAAATGGCGTTGTGTTGTGTTCAATAGCAGAGGATGTGGAGACAGTCCTGTAACCACTCCTCAG TTCTACTCGGCTTCGTTTTTAGGAGACATAAGTGAAGTGATTGCTCATGTTGGTGATAGATTCCCTAGAGCTAACTTGTATGCAGCAGGATGGTCTCTTGGTGGCAACATTCTTGTTAACTATCTCGCTCAG GAGTCTCATAACTGCACTCTCTCTGCTGCTGTTTCCTTGTGCAACCCTTTTGATTTGGTTATAGCGGATGAAGATTTCCACAAGGGTTTTAACAATGTTTATGACAAGGCATTGTCGAGATCTCTTCGTAGGATCTTTAGCAA ACATTCTCTTCTTTTTGAAGATATAGGAGGTGGGTTCAACATTCCCATGGCTGCAAATGCTGACACGGTTAGGGATTTCGATGAAGGCTTAACTCGAG TGTCATTTGGTTTCAAGACAgtagatgagtactattccaagtCTAGCAGCTCCAAAGCGATCAAACATGTCCGTATTCCCTTGCTTTGCATTCAG GCAGCAAATGATCCGATTGCTCCTGATAGAGGGATCCCTCGAGAAGACATCAAG TGTAAGGCAAACCCTAACTGCATGCTGATAGTAACACCAAGAGGAGGGCATTTGGGGTGGGTGGCAGGTGAAAGAGCTCCAAACGGAGCTCCTTGGACCGACCCGGTGGTAATGGAGTTTCTGCAACATGTAGAGAGTTGTGAAACCATTAATGGGGATAGATTGTTGGAGGATGTTCACCAAATTCAAGTCTAG
- the LOC106401836 gene encoding embryogenesis-associated protein EMB8 isoform X3, whose amino-acid sequence MARLAFASSPPLASARTLRRHFSILAAADPKTSKMPRLHHASLEVIGGGTDRFLPPLKDSLSKPYAAFPLIGFNRHAETIYAAFYRSVPFVRLRRECLRTKDNGSVALDWVAGDDSCLPPESPILILLPGLTGGSQDSYVRHMLLQARSKKWRCVVFNSRGCGDSPVTTPQFYSASFLGDISEVIAHVGDRFPRANLYAAGWSLGGNILVNYLAQESHNCTLSAAVSLCNPFDLVIADEDFHKGFNNVYDKALSRSLRRIFSKHSLLFEDIGGGFNIPMAANADTVRDFDEGLTRVSFGFKTVDEYYSKSSSSKAIKHVRIPLLCIQAANDPIAPDRGIPREDIK is encoded by the exons ATGGCGAGACTCGCCTTCGCCTCATCTCCGCCACTAGCCTCAGCCCGCACTCTCCGCCGCCATTTCTCCATTTTAGCCGCCGCCGATCCTAAAACTTCCAAAATGCCCCGCCTTCACCACGCCTCTCTGGAAGTCATCGGCGGAGGAACCGACCGTTTCCTACCGCCTCTAAAAGACTCACTCTCCAAACCTTACGCCGCGTTTCCTCTTATCGGGTTTAACCGCCACGCGGAGACCATATACGCCGCTTTCTACCGCTCCGTTCCCTTTGTCAGACTCCGCCGCGAGTGCCTACGCACGAAAGACAACGGCTCCGTGGCTCTTGATTGGGTCGCCGGAGACGACAGTTGCCTCCCTCCCGAGTCTCCGATCCTTATCTTATTG CCAGGTTTGACCGGAGGAAGCCAAGACTCGTATGTGAGACACATGTTGTTACAAGCTCGAAGTAAGAAATGGCGTTGTGTTGTGTTCAATAGCAGAGGATGTGGAGACAGTCCTGTAACCACTCCTCAG TTCTACTCGGCTTCGTTTTTAGGAGACATAAGTGAAGTGATTGCTCATGTTGGTGATAGATTCCCTAGAGCTAACTTGTATGCAGCAGGATGGTCTCTTGGTGGCAACATTCTTGTTAACTATCTCGCTCAG GAGTCTCATAACTGCACTCTCTCTGCTGCTGTTTCCTTGTGCAACCCTTTTGATTTGGTTATAGCGGATGAAGATTTCCACAAGGGTTTTAACAATGTTTATGACAAGGCATTGTCGAGATCTCTTCGTAGGATCTTTAGCAA ACATTCTCTTCTTTTTGAAGATATAGGAGGTGGGTTCAACATTCCCATGGCTGCAAATGCTGACACGGTTAGGGATTTCGATGAAGGCTTAACTCGAG TGTCATTTGGTTTCAAGACAgtagatgagtactattccaagtCTAGCAGCTCCAAAGCGATCAAACATGTCCGTATTCCCTTGCTTTGCATTCAG GCAGCAAATGATCCGATTGCTCCTGATAGAGGGATCCCTCGAGAAGACATCAAG TAA
- the LOC106399410 gene encoding uncharacterized protein LOC106399410, whose product MGTCSSSESRRTETAKLILPDGTLQEFSSPVKVWQILQKNPTSFVCNSDDMDFDDAVVAVGGSEDLRPGELYFVLPLTWLNHPLRAEQMAALAVKASSALTKSGWSCGHDGEGRRVSGGECRVKRVKRNGCGGRGKRKFTVELSSIAE is encoded by the coding sequence ATGGGAACGTGCAGTTCAAGTGAATCTCGGAGAACAGAGACGGCGAAGCTGATTCTACCAGACGGAACATTACAAGAGTTTTCATCACCTGTAAAAGTATGGCAGATTCTTCAAAAGAACCCCACGAGTTTCGTTTGTAACTCCGACGATATGGACTTTGACGACGCCGTTGTAGCGGTGGGTGGCAGCGAGGATCTCCGGCCTGGAGAGCTTTACTTCGTTTTACCTTTGACATGGCTTAATCATCCACTAAGAGCAGAGCAAATGGCGGCTTTGGCGGTTAAAGCGAGCTCCGCGCTTACCAAAAGCGGTTGGAGTTGTGGTCATGACGGTGAAGGGAGAAGGGTCTCTGGTGGTGAGTGTAGAGTTAAGAGAGTGAAGAGAAATGGGTGCGGCGGAAGAGGGAAAAGGAAGTTTACGGTGGAGTTAAGTTCAATAGCAGAGTAG